A genomic region of Antennarius striatus isolate MH-2024 chromosome 4, ASM4005453v1, whole genome shotgun sequence contains the following coding sequences:
- the tmem117 gene encoding transmembrane protein 117 isoform X2 — protein MAAGRYLRLKMFREDHGSWMTMFFSTILFLFIFSHIYNLFLLMSGSMKPHMVTEYMGIRNESFMKIAAVGTWMGDFVTAWMVTDMMLQDQHYPDWGKAARRFWKQGNNRIVLFWTVLISLTSVVVLVISTDWISWDNLNRGFLPSDEVSRAFLASFILVFDLLIVMQDWEFPHFMGDLDMNLPGMSTTHVKVKLPVCKRIFKEEYHIHITGKWFNYGIIFLVLILDLNMWKNQIFYKPYEYGQYVGPGEKIYIVEEPETLVNFNHSTLTYEWRSTNIDPNTNSTFLERDMFLHSRYVGASLDVKCLAFIPSLAAFVLFGFFIWLFGRFQDSETFTENQDKMYERIKRKSPSEYSKEMGVTPEEMLATMTESLKRSGTPMLLSVDGPHFGATPSTNSTVSLATQETHPSIVIDSAEQEDPVAS, from the exons GTCGATACCTGCGCCTGAAAATGTTCCGCGAGGATCATGGCTCCTGGATGACCATGTTCTTCAgcaccatcctcttcctcttcatcttctcacACATCTACAACCTTTTCCTGCTGATGTCTGGGAGTATGAA ACCTCACATGGTGACAGAATACATGGGCATCAGGAATGAGAGCTTTATGAAGATTGCTGCAGTGGGGACATGGATGGGAGATTTTGTCACTGCTTGGATG GTGACGGATATGATGCTCCAGGATCAACACTACCCAGACTGGGGCAAAGCAGCCAGAAGGTTCTGGAAACAAGGCAACAACAGGATTGTTCTCTTCTG gacAGTGCTCATCTCTCTGACGTCAGTGGTGGTTCTGGTCATCAGTACTGACTGGATCAGCTGGGACAACCTGAACCGAGGCTTCCTGCCCAGTGATGAGGTCTCCAGGGCCTTCCTGGCCTCCTTTATTCTGGTCTTCGACCTCCTCATTGTTATGCAG GATTGGGAGTTTCCTCACTTCATGGGCGACCTAGACATGAATCTACCAGGCATGTCAACAACCCACGTGAAGGTCAAGCTTCCAGTCTGCAAGCGTATCTTTAAAGAGGAGTACCACATTCATATCACAG GTAAGTGGTTCAATTACGGAATCATCTTCCTGGTTCTGATTTTGGATCTCAACATGTGGAAGAACCAAATCTTTTACAAGCCCTATGAGTATGGTCAGTACGTCGGGCCCGGGGAGAAAATCTACATCGTAGAGGAGCCGGAAACGCTGGTCAACTTCAACCACAGCACGCTCACCTACGAGTGGCGCTCCACCAACATCGACCCCAACACCAACTCCACCTTTTTGGAACGGGACATGTTTCTCCACAGCCGCTACGTGGGAGCGAGCCTGGACGTCAAGTGCCTGGCCTTCATCCCGAGCCTGGCAGCGTTCGTCCTGTTTGGGTTCTTCATCTGGCTGTTCGGACGGTTTCAGGACAGCGAAACCTTCACAGAAAACCAAGACAAGATGTACGAGAGGATAAAGAGGAAGTCTCCGTCAGAGTACAGCAAGGAGATGGGCGTGACGCCAGAGGAGATGCTTGCGACCATGACGGAAAGTCTCAAACGCTCGGGGACGCCCATGTTGCTCTCAGTGGACGGGCCACACTTTGGAGCGACGCCGTCGACGAACTCCACTGTCTCCTTGGCAACCCAGGAGACACATCCGAGTATCGTGATTGACAGCGCAGAACAGGAGGATCCCGTGGCCTCTTGA
- the LOC137593376 gene encoding P2Y purinoceptor 6-like — translation MSVRRSDVSILSADSTFCPLIPDMFLQFLNHSTVICSQFGNGKWYCYILMVLFLIALPLGILGNIAALANYTCFRITWSTSSVFLFNLALCDSAWILTLPFSLYFTFQRPHLKDMEIFCQFKKMSFNINVYGSIKFLTLISFDRYIGTVHPISSLRWWDVGKARLCSVCTWVVLILSCVPDLVVTFAIQRPRNITLCTDHIQGPLIYVRTISIIRTIVGFLLPFCAMLTFYFLTVRVLRRLTRGRRLRGAQRTGGKPLRLITAAVLVFVFSFVPYHVMIVTLVIMRTHNQITFSNTDVLFASYEYLEAMCSVSCCLDPVLYIMASEQFQKKLLALKGGRYKRLCCRTSRRVGTTELNQ, via the coding sequence ATGTCTGTCCGCCGTTCTGACGTCTCTATCCTATCAGCTGACTCTACCTTCTGTCCTTTAATCCCAGACATGTTTCTGCAGTTCCTGAACCACTCGACAGTCATCTGCAGCCAGTTCGGGAACGGCAAGTGGTACTGCTACATCCTGATGGTGCTTTTCCTGATCGCCCTTCCCTTGGGGATTCTGGGTAACATAGCAGCCCTGGCCAACTACACCTGCTTCAGGATCACGTGGAGCACCAGCAGCGTTTTCCTGTTCAACCTGGCTCTGTGCGACTCCGCCTGGATCCTCACCCTCCCTTTTTCCCTCTACTTCACCTTCCAAAGGCCACACCTCAAAGACATGGAGATCTTCTGCCAGTTCAAGAAGATGTCTTTCAATATCAACGTCTACGGCAGCATCAAGTTTCTCACCCTCATCAGTTTCGACCGCTACATCGGAACGGTGCATCCCATCAGCTCTCTTCGCTGGTGGGACGTGGGTAAAGCTAGGCTATGCTCGGTGTGTACATGGGTGGTGTTGATCCTCAGCTGCGTTCCTGACTTGGTGGTAACGTTTGCTATCCAGCGGCCGCGAAACATCACCTTGTGCACGGACCACATCCAGGGCCCTTTGATCTACGTCAGGACAATCAGTATTATCAGGACCATCGTGGGCTTCCTGCTGCCCTTCTGCGCCATGCTGACGTTTTACTTCCTGACGGTTCGGGTTCTGAGGCGTCTAACCCGGGGCAGGAGGCTCAGGGGAGCCCAACGGACAGGAGGGAAGCCTCTGCGGCTCATCACCGCCGCAGTTCTGGTCTTTGTGTTCTCCTTCGTGCCGTACCACGTCATGATCGTCACCCTGGTGATCATGAGGACACACAATCAGATCACCTTCTCCAACACCGATGTTCTGTTTGCCTCTTATGAGTACCTGGAGGCCATGTGTAGCGTGAGTTGCTGCCTGGACCCGGTGTTGTATATCATGGCGAGCGAACAGTTCCAGAAGAAACTGCTGGCCCTGAAAGGAGGACGATACAAAAGACTTTGCTGCAGGACCAGTAGGAGAGTTGGGACAACTGAGCTAAACCAATGA
- the tmem117 gene encoding transmembrane protein 117 isoform X3 has translation MFREDHGSWMTMFFSTILFLFIFSHIYNLFLLMSGSMKPHMVTEYMGIRNESFMKIAAVGTWMGDFVTAWMVTDMMLQDQHYPDWGKAARRFWKQGNNRIVLFWTVLISLTSVVVLVISTDWISWDNLNRGFLPSDEVSRAFLASFILVFDLLIVMQDWEFPHFMGDLDMNLPGMSTTHVKVKLPVCKRIFKEEYHIHITGKWFNYGIIFLVLILDLNMWKNQIFYKPYEYGQYVGPGEKIYIVEEPETLVNFNHSTLTYEWRSTNIDPNTNSTFLERDMFLHSRYVGASLDVKCLAFIPSLAAFVLFGFFIWLFGRFQDSETFTENQDKMYERIKRKSPSEYSKEMGVTPEEMLATMTESLKRSGTPMLLSVDGPHFGATPSTNSTVSLATQETHPSIVIDSAEQEDPVAS, from the exons ATGTTCCGCGAGGATCATGGCTCCTGGATGACCATGTTCTTCAgcaccatcctcttcctcttcatcttctcacACATCTACAACCTTTTCCTGCTGATGTCTGGGAGTATGAA ACCTCACATGGTGACAGAATACATGGGCATCAGGAATGAGAGCTTTATGAAGATTGCTGCAGTGGGGACATGGATGGGAGATTTTGTCACTGCTTGGATG GTGACGGATATGATGCTCCAGGATCAACACTACCCAGACTGGGGCAAAGCAGCCAGAAGGTTCTGGAAACAAGGCAACAACAGGATTGTTCTCTTCTG gacAGTGCTCATCTCTCTGACGTCAGTGGTGGTTCTGGTCATCAGTACTGACTGGATCAGCTGGGACAACCTGAACCGAGGCTTCCTGCCCAGTGATGAGGTCTCCAGGGCCTTCCTGGCCTCCTTTATTCTGGTCTTCGACCTCCTCATTGTTATGCAG GATTGGGAGTTTCCTCACTTCATGGGCGACCTAGACATGAATCTACCAGGCATGTCAACAACCCACGTGAAGGTCAAGCTTCCAGTCTGCAAGCGTATCTTTAAAGAGGAGTACCACATTCATATCACAG GTAAGTGGTTCAATTACGGAATCATCTTCCTGGTTCTGATTTTGGATCTCAACATGTGGAAGAACCAAATCTTTTACAAGCCCTATGAGTATGGTCAGTACGTCGGGCCCGGGGAGAAAATCTACATCGTAGAGGAGCCGGAAACGCTGGTCAACTTCAACCACAGCACGCTCACCTACGAGTGGCGCTCCACCAACATCGACCCCAACACCAACTCCACCTTTTTGGAACGGGACATGTTTCTCCACAGCCGCTACGTGGGAGCGAGCCTGGACGTCAAGTGCCTGGCCTTCATCCCGAGCCTGGCAGCGTTCGTCCTGTTTGGGTTCTTCATCTGGCTGTTCGGACGGTTTCAGGACAGCGAAACCTTCACAGAAAACCAAGACAAGATGTACGAGAGGATAAAGAGGAAGTCTCCGTCAGAGTACAGCAAGGAGATGGGCGTGACGCCAGAGGAGATGCTTGCGACCATGACGGAAAGTCTCAAACGCTCGGGGACGCCCATGTTGCTCTCAGTGGACGGGCCACACTTTGGAGCGACGCCGTCGACGAACTCCACTGTCTCCTTGGCAACCCAGGAGACACATCCGAGTATCGTGATTGACAGCGCAGAACAGGAGGATCCCGTGGCCTCTTGA